A region of the bacterium genome:
CTGCATTTCCGTCTCCACCCACCCCCGAGGAACCAGAAGATGAACACCCCGAAGCACCCCGCCCTGCCCGCCCAGAACCGTCGCTACAGCGCAGGCTCGGCCCTGATGTCGCACCACAAAACCTGGCTCGCAGCAGCCCTGTTGATGGGCAGCGCCCCCTGGGCCCTGGCGCAGGAGTCCAACGTGACCCTGTTCGGCACCGTGGCCGCATCGGCCCTGAACCTCAGCCACCAGGCCAACGGCACGGGCACCCGTCTGGTGAGTGGTCCGTGGACGGCGCCCTCTTACGGCCTGCGCGGCAACGAGGCGCTGGGTGGCGGGCTGACGGCGAGCTTCCGCCTGGAGTCTTCGCTGGACCTGCCCACGGGCGGCGCCGGCCGCACCGTGCTGGGCAGCGCCAAACACTTTGACAAGGCCGCCTGGGTGGGCCTGGGCAACCAGCAGGTCAACCTGACCGCCGGGCGCCAGCTGCACGCGGGCATCGACCGCATCGCCGAGACGCTGGACGTGTTCCA
Encoded here:
- a CDS encoding porin, with product MNTPKHPALPAQNRRYSAGSALMSHHKTWLAAALLMGSAPWALAQESNVTLFGTVAASALNLSHQANGTGTRLVSGPWTAPSYGLRGNEALGGGLTASFRLESSLDLPTGGAGRTVLGSAKHFDKAAWVGLGNQQVNLTAGRQLHAGIDRIAETLDVF